A window of Magallana gigas chromosome 8, xbMagGiga1.1, whole genome shotgun sequence genomic DNA:
GTTAACAGAAGATATctacaaatgaaatgatatgtGACCCATACATTAGTGGCTAAGCCTCAAACATtagatgaaaggaaaaaaatgaaacaaaagaaTTCTAGCAATTCCTCATCCTGTTGACCCTGAAGTCCTTCAATGGCTCCACAATGGAAGTCAAAGAATTGATCAAAGATTACACAAAGGAATGCATAACTATACAGATAACATAAAACGGATTTCAACTGACACCTGGACACCTCTAACAAacagttgtaaaaaaaataaagtatgtctACAATAATCTCTCTTAACACAATTTGTCAAAACAAATTCACCCACTTTATAACATTAATTTGCATCCTATCTGTTAATTTTTCATAACCTACTGTCAGATTTTAATTTGCTAGGCTATTGTCATTTTCACTGAAAGCACTgcacacaaatttttttttattgacagaTTTCAAGACAATGTTATGTGGACTGATGcttctttttaatcaaaatttttagtACACATATTAACCATGGTCATTACACCCCCACCACACATTACAGTTAATGAGCAGCCATAcatgaaatgccttgaacatgttctcaaaattaacatatatactCATGCTAGAAAAAGTtaccaataaataaattttgcaaGCTGACACAAAATTTGcttatagatatacatgtacaactctttcaaaatgttttattaatccTTTGATGAGAAGATATTTTGACACTCAACCTCCATAGTAAATCAGGTTAGATTGCTGTTGGGATATTTGGAATAGTCGTAAAATTGGCTTGAAAAAATGGTGTATAATAGTActtaaatctaattaaaatcagACTTGTAATTCTGCTCCTCTACGATATGCTTTATCTTAGTGTAGCGATCGTACACAAGTGGATctaagatctaattttaattagattgaatagTACTTCTtcagaaattcaatttttttttactttccatacagaatatgtaacaaataaaattttgttcatttaattttgtcaatcttttttttttttaccaccaaatttcaaacaaaaaaatccaacaGCCAAGATAACCTTATGATACTCATGTTTACCATACTAccatggtacatgtagatgctAAGGATACATGTAGGTTTCAACTAAGCCTTAAGGTTGTCAATTTGTTTTCCTTTGAATAAGTTACACAAAACTTGAACATATAACCATAACAAAATGTTTAACAGATCCATATAATAATCTGATAAGCAATGAGAGTTCTTTCatccttttttcttttcttttttttttttttgaatttcttctCAATTGTCTGTTGTTTGTATCACAATAAATGGTTCCTTCATAACACACTTAGGGCTAAGTCTTTAGTCGACTTTGACGACTCCGTAAATCTTGGTGACAAACCAGAAACAAGCAAAGAAACCAATTGTACCTTGAAaacaatcaaaagaaaaaaataaacatgtgcaTTTTGGTTGAATTTAAAATACGAAATAAATTTTGGGCataattcttcttttttcaattaacaTTTTCCTTGACTTGTACACAAGCATAAtggataaatgtaaatatattgaacaGATAAATGTGGATAAATTGAAtggataaatgtaaatatattgaatgAAGAAAGGATCCAATGTCTCACCAGTCAACAAGAAGAAAAGAAACACAATGATGAAGGTGTAACCGAAATACAAGAAGGTACTGGCTGCTCCATGAATCTCCAGCTTGGACACAAAATAGTGAATACAGTATCCAAAGAGGTACACCGCGGTGAAACCACTGGTCAAGAAAGAACGCCACCACCAGTGGTAGTCCTGTCAAAAGTTCAATCATCAATTCATTATTTCTGAAATCTTTGACCAAGAACAGTTTAATTtatagaaaacaacaaaacaaagaaaaaaaatctcacaAGTCTCTATGTTTGATAACATTTGAGAGTGGTAGAGAgcagaaattaatatttttgaagtacagtaaaattttcaagaaataaaaaaaaacatttattaaaacaacagaGACTTGAGCAAGTctatgataaaaacaaattttaagacTTTGATTTGcaatttacaaaacaattaaGTCATTTTAGAATATAAGGAATCTTACTTCAGCACAGAGATGGAAATAACACAGTAAGATTGTGGCCTCTGAGCAAGTCACGATGAGAATGATGAATACTAGCATCAGGAAGCCAAACATGTAGTAGGTTTGTTGTGACCTAAAGTAAAGagtattatatatgtaaatctTGTACACAGTAGTatatacaggtaactctcgatggctcgaacttcgatcgctcgaagttcttgatcgctcGAAGTGAGCCTAGGGTCCCGATTTTTTCCCccatataactaagcaaatttactcttgatttctcgaactcttgatctctcgaaaccCTTGATTCCTCGAAGTCAAACTGCAGTCCCGTTGTTCATAATATTTAGCATTTTACTCTCGCTACCTCAAAGTCGCTGTGTATCTCGAAGCGCTATACCTAATTAACACCTACTTTGTCATTTTAATGGCTCCAGGCGTTAGGCGCGGGACCCGTGTCACAGGTTGTCACAGGTTGTTTATTCAGGTGgtaattgtttaatgattgaCCATACCAATACCTGAACCATTAATACCAACCGTTTTACGATAATTGGGAGacgcaatgaaaatgaaaaattaattgagACGAAACGATAAAATTTAGCAAaagtcaaattttagaattataaaactgtaaaaattatgCTTATCAGCATCATTGTCATTATAACAAGTTGTTACAGCTTGCGAAGGACCCGTACAGTGGGAACAATGGGTGATACTCAGTTATCACATTTATGACATGTCGATCGTCTCGCATGCAGCCCAGTAGTACTGAGCAATCTGGTCTTGatataatgcataaaataaataattattatgaatttattctaTAGTTGTTTGTATTGAGTTTTATTAACATCAagttctgtatattttactggaaaGAAAACGTTGTATAAGCACGTGCGTAAGGTTAGCACTAAATAGATGGCTTAATCATAACATCcggtaaaaataatttttaaacccGTCGGTCAACCCGGAAAATTCCGAACTCTTGAAAACTCGAACTCTTGAAACCTCGAAGTTTTTCTTTGGTCCTAGGGACTTCGAGCtatcgagagttacctgtatttacTGTATGTTATACATCACAACATCTACTTCTTATTCAGCATTAACTTAATCTGTTTAATTCCATTTCACTATAGCTATTAATCTCTACAAACATATGAAAAACTCAATGATACTATATCTTACATCTACTTACCATATACTATTTAGAATGAAGAAGAGTTGGATGAAGATGCAACCAAATGGTAAGACTCCACCCATCAGAATTCCTGGGAGGGGACGGGTGTAAAACGATTGGTCAGGAATTTGACGGGGAATTTGATTTGTTCGAACAGGGTGTTCAATtggctgaaaaaaataaaaagatgcaaTAAATGGATTGTTGGATGAAATTTCTTTGAACAACTGATTTTGGAATATCTCTCAAACTctatcaacatattttttacaaggaaaatgaAATTTCCATTTCTTATGATCCAAATTATCAAAAAGAGATAAGATGAAACCCATCTCTTAAAGACTTAAGTAATGCAAGCATAACATTTTTTCTATTGTAATTCCAAATAACATGCAAATAAAGAAATTTGGCTCAGGGGACATAAAACTTACCCTCTTCTTATAACCAAAGTAGGCCCCAACAAATGTCAGAGGGACAGAGATACCAAACCACAGGGCCAGCAAGGCTATCAGGGTAGAGAAGGGAATGGCAGCACTGCTTCCCTGAGTCCACAGAACCAGATTCAGAAGGAAGAACACCCCAAACACAACCCTGGAACAAACCAAGGAGATTATAGCCAACTACTCAATAATATACAGGTACTTCTTAAAATCTTATTATGTCTAGTGAATTTTCAGTAAGCCCGGAATCTTAAAAATATCACCAATTTTTTCCCAGTGGCAGTGGTTTGCCACTGGTAAATTACTctcaaaattaatgaaatcaaaactCCATGCTGTCttacttttatttatgaattgcttatgaatctaaaaaaaaataccctgGACAGAGGAATGCTGTAAAGATGACGTTTGATTTCCACTTTTCTCCTCCAAACACTGTAATTGAAAATCATAAATTACGTTGAAGATTTTTTATTCAGTAAAAGACTTGACTTAATgcacaaatacatatatacctCGGAAAAAGAATGGCAAAATAgtttctacttttttttatcatcacaTATCAAATATCCCTAGTATTACACATATGTctaatgtataaaaataacttATAAGTATTGAAAATCTCACAGTATATAACGTATCAAGTGCAACTCATTAAATGCAACATGAAATCTATGAATTCTTGTAAACTTTCAACAAACTATGGCCTTTTCCTTATCGAAAGGAAACATGTTCTCAGCAGAGGAGACTTGGCAAGCCTTACTTTTGTACACTCTAGCAGATACATATCCAGCGGGAGTTCCCAGACAGACATACAGCACCAGGGTACAGGTCATCAGTGCGCCACGGTTGGCTGGAGACAGGAATCCAAGGCAGGCAAACACTACAAAACAATTCTCACAGTCAGAGCAAAATCTGATACTATTGATAATTTGCATTTCAATTCCATGAATGAGAATTCTCATTAactgtaggtacatgtatatacattaatgTAAAAGCTCATCATATATCCAAAAATAACTTGAATTCAACGACACCAATAGAAATCTTACCAAGAGTAATGAACATCATGAAGAAAATCTGGACCCCACTCCCATTGAGTACAGCAAGCAACATGCCTTTCCTTGGGGGTCTAAACACATCCCCATGGACGAGTTTCCAGCCAAACTCTTCCTGGGCATCCTCCTAAAACACACAATTATTTATGTATAGAtctaacaagtacatgtaataagcatACAAAAAAGActtcaaattaataaaacatgtattcaaACTTATTTAATATATACTGTTCTTTTAGCtacattgaagaaaacatatgCATGTTTAGAATCTTAGCGACGATATGAATTgataatacataatatattttagaaatgaaaagaCCAACTCACAGAGTTATCCATTTGGTTGTATCGAGCAATGTCTCTATGGAGTGTTCTCAACATTATCATGGCAACCATCCCAGACAGGAAAAGAACAATCACCAAGGAGTTCATGATACtgaaaagaaaatcattcaatcaTTTCTAGTAGAAACAGAACCAATGCAGTACTTTCTTTCcaaaataatcttaaaaaaaaaatatgtgcaaTATTTGACGCCAGACACTATAGCAACAAATCTGCCTAAAACAAATCACACGGTAAGTGTTTCCCGTAATATGACGGcagttaaattgatattttagatattcttaacattgtaaaatatcaaaatataatcaaGAAACCATATCAGATATTGATCACAATGTGTCTGAAAGGACCCGAGTTTCTTATAAAAAGTCCCAAATTTTGAATGCATACATTTTGTTAGGAATTAATGATGAAAGATTGATAGATGTTTCAACAGAAATCTCAGATCCTTTAGAGTAAATGTGGATGTTTCCTATTTGGTAATcctattcaatttttttcttcgggTCACACTATTTAATGGgcttcaaatcaatttaaaagttATATGCTTAAACTTGTATGCACAACAACCATACTGTCTAATACTTCTTCTGCCTAAGTACAGCTGCCTTCACTTACCTAAACCACTGAATGTTGGAATGGGGCATAGACTCCAAGATGTAATCCCATCTAGATGACCATTTTACATCACTTTGCTAAATATCATGAAGAGAAAATTAGAAGAAAATTGAAGAGAAAACTAAGATTATCATACCAACATTTcagatcaatacatgtacaagtacggTGTAACAATTCagttaaaatatacaatgtagcaATCTAAGAAAACAAATGCATTGGAAATTTTCCATACAGTAGTTCACAAGaagtttcttaaaaaataaattaccaatgtcagaaacttaacatcaatttAAACACGAGTTC
This region includes:
- the LOC105341188 gene encoding transmembrane 9 superfamily member 2, with protein sequence MLRLTALTLIVFSVSNAFYLPGLAPVTYCKAGTKPDCKAEIPIYVNRLNSIETIVPYEYHKFDFCTVDESDSPVENLGQVVFGERIRPSPYHLSFLKDEKCKSVCQRVYNADRKEDKDRLKFLKKGIANNYYHHWIVDNMPITWCYDVENNQKYCSRGFPIGCYVTKEGKRKDACVISGKYAEKDTYYVFNHLEIKMFYHQPSDAEWDATLGSVGGRIVSAKVIPRSIKYPEKGPFTCGDQSAPMGIPAEVKGTIKLNYTYSVTWEQSDVKWSSRWDYILESMPHSNIQWFSIMNSLVIVLFLSGMVAMIMLRTLHRDIARYNQMDNSEDAQEEFGWKLVHGDVFRPPRKGMLLAVLNGSGVQIFFMMFITLVFACLGFLSPANRGALMTCTLVLYVCLGTPAGYVSARVYKMFGGEKWKSNVIFTAFLCPGVVFGVFFLLNLVLWTQGSSAAIPFSTLIALLALWFGISVPLTFVGAYFGYKKRPIEHPVRTNQIPRQIPDQSFYTRPLPGILMGGVLPFGCIFIQLFFILNSIWSQQTYYMFGFLMLVFIILIVTCSEATILLCYFHLCAEDYHWWWRSFLTSGFTAVYLFGYCIHYFVSKLEIHGAASTFLYFGYTFIIVFLFFLLTGTIGFFACFWFVTKIYGVVKVD